One Solanum lycopersicum chromosome 2, SLM_r2.1 genomic region harbors:
- the ABCI3 gene encoding ABC transporter I family member 3: MGSVPLPSSSLLISSSSSSIFGRSSSTISYPHRRFRKVDVSCDYSCFEIRDVSYRPPGTKIDLLSQVNLSIPEKSFGLIFGRSGSGKTTLLQLIAGLSKPTSGSIYVQRYGDDDQQIKSPEPLQPERVGIVFQFPERYFVADTVLDEVTFGWPRQKGGLQLRELLASRLQKAIMSVGLTGISLDKDPHSLSGGYKRRLALAIQLVQTPDLLILDEPLAGLDWKARADVAKLLKDLKKELTLLVVSHDLKELASLVDQSWRMEMGGALKKEPLPI; this comes from the exons ATGGGAAGCGTTCCACTTCCCTCGTCGTCTCTACTAATTTCCAGCTCCAGTTCCTCCATTTTTGGAAGATCATCATCGACAATTTCCTATCCTCACCGGCGATTCAG AAAGGTGGATGTTTCCTGCGATTACTCTTGTTTCGAA ATAAGGGATGTCTCTTATCGACCTCCAGGAACCAAGATCGATCTACTGAGTCAAGTCAACCTTTCCATCCCTGAGAAAAG TTTTGGCTTGATATTTGGACGGAGTGGCAGTGGAAAAACTACTTTATTGCAG CTGATTGCAGGGTTAAGCAAACCAACATCAGGTTCAATATATGTGCAAAGATATGGTGATGATGATCAACAGATTAAGTCTCCTGAACCCTTACAACCTGAAAGAGTTGGCATTGTTTTCCAATTTCCTGAGAG ATACTTTGTTGCGGACACTGTTCTTGATGAAGTTACATTTGGGTGGCCAAGACAAAAGGGTGGCCTACAATTAAGAGAGCTTCTTGCTTCTAGACTTCAAAAGGCCATTATGTCG GTTGGTCTAACAGGAATATCTTTGGATAAGGATCCCCATTCATTAAGCGGTGGTTACAAACGTCGGCTAGCCCTTGCTATTCAGTTA GTTCAAACACCAGATTTATTAATATTGGATGAGCCTCTTGCTGGTCTTG ATTGGAAGGCTCGTGCAGATGTGGCAAAATTGTTAAAAGATCTGAAGAAGGAGCTAACTTTACTTGTTGTCAGCCATGACCTCAA GGAGTTGGCATCTTTGGTAGATCAATCTTGGAGGATGGAAATGGGAGGAGCACTTAAAAAAGAGCCTCTACCCATTTAA
- the ABCI3 gene encoding ABC transporter I family member 3 isoform X1 gives MGSVPLPSSSLLISSSSSSIFGRSSSTISYPHRRFRKVDVSCDYSCFEIRDVSYRPPGTKIDLLSQVNLSIPEKRHFKLSTEQYHYKETRISNAEMHLKRLCVDLTWIFCSFGLIFGRSGSGKTTLLQLIAGLSKPTSGSIYVQRYGDDDQQIKSPEPLQPERVGIVFQFPERYFVADTVLDEVTFGWPRQKGGLQLRELLASRLQKAIMSVGLTGISLDKDPHSLSGGYKRRLALAIQLVQTPDLLILDEPLAGLDWKARADVAKLLKDLKKELTLLVVSHDLKELASLVDQSWRMEMGGALKKEPLPI, from the exons ATGGGAAGCGTTCCACTTCCCTCGTCGTCTCTACTAATTTCCAGCTCCAGTTCCTCCATTTTTGGAAGATCATCATCGACAATTTCCTATCCTCACCGGCGATTCAG AAAGGTGGATGTTTCCTGCGATTACTCTTGTTTCGAA ATAAGGGATGTCTCTTATCGACCTCCAGGAACCAAGATCGATCTACTGAGTCAAGTCAACCTTTCCATCCCTGAGAAAAG ACATTTCAAGCTGTCTACAGAACAGTATCACTACAAAGAAACTAGAATCTCAAATGCTGAAATGCATTTGAAGAGGCTCTGTGTGGATTTGACATGGATCTTTTGTAGTTTTGGCTTGATATTTGGACGGAGTGGCAGTGGAAAAACTACTTTATTGCAG CTGATTGCAGGGTTAAGCAAACCAACATCAGGTTCAATATATGTGCAAAGATATGGTGATGATGATCAACAGATTAAGTCTCCTGAACCCTTACAACCTGAAAGAGTTGGCATTGTTTTCCAATTTCCTGAGAG ATACTTTGTTGCGGACACTGTTCTTGATGAAGTTACATTTGGGTGGCCAAGACAAAAGGGTGGCCTACAATTAAGAGAGCTTCTTGCTTCTAGACTTCAAAAGGCCATTATGTCG GTTGGTCTAACAGGAATATCTTTGGATAAGGATCCCCATTCATTAAGCGGTGGTTACAAACGTCGGCTAGCCCTTGCTATTCAGTTA GTTCAAACACCAGATTTATTAATATTGGATGAGCCTCTTGCTGGTCTTG ATTGGAAGGCTCGTGCAGATGTGGCAAAATTGTTAAAAGATCTGAAGAAGGAGCTAACTTTACTTGTTGTCAGCCATGACCTCAA GGAGTTGGCATCTTTGGTAGATCAATCTTGGAGGATGGAAATGGGAGGAGCACTTAAAAAAGAGCCTCTACCCATTTAA
- the ABCI3 gene encoding ABC transporter I family member 3 isoform X2, producing MGSVPLPSSSLLISSSSSSIFGRSSSTISYPHRRFRKVDVSCDYSCFEIRDVSYRPPGTKIDLLSQVNLSIPEKRHFKLSTEQYHYKETRISNAEMHLKRLCVDLTWIFCSFGLIFGRSGSGKTTLLQLIAGLSKPTSGSIYVQRYGDDDQQIKSPEPLQPERVGIVFQFPERYFVADTVLDEVTFGWPRQKGGLQLRELLASRLQKAIMSEYLWIRIPIH from the exons ATGGGAAGCGTTCCACTTCCCTCGTCGTCTCTACTAATTTCCAGCTCCAGTTCCTCCATTTTTGGAAGATCATCATCGACAATTTCCTATCCTCACCGGCGATTCAG AAAGGTGGATGTTTCCTGCGATTACTCTTGTTTCGAA ATAAGGGATGTCTCTTATCGACCTCCAGGAACCAAGATCGATCTACTGAGTCAAGTCAACCTTTCCATCCCTGAGAAAAG ACATTTCAAGCTGTCTACAGAACAGTATCACTACAAAGAAACTAGAATCTCAAATGCTGAAATGCATTTGAAGAGGCTCTGTGTGGATTTGACATGGATCTTTTGTAGTTTTGGCTTGATATTTGGACGGAGTGGCAGTGGAAAAACTACTTTATTGCAG CTGATTGCAGGGTTAAGCAAACCAACATCAGGTTCAATATATGTGCAAAGATATGGTGATGATGATCAACAGATTAAGTCTCCTGAACCCTTACAACCTGAAAGAGTTGGCATTGTTTTCCAATTTCCTGAGAG ATACTTTGTTGCGGACACTGTTCTTGATGAAGTTACATTTGGGTGGCCAAGACAAAAGGGTGGCCTACAATTAAGAGAGCTTCTTGCTTCTAGACTTCAAAAGGCCATTATGTCG GAATATCTTTGGATAAGGATCCCCATTCATTAA